In Nostoc sp. UHCC 0926, a single genomic region encodes these proteins:
- a CDS encoding NAD(P)H-quinone oxidoreductase subunit M has protein sequence MNNPMLLKSTTRHVRIFAGEIDRDGELIPSQQVLTLDIDPDNEFNWNEDALQKVYRKFDELVEASSGADLTDYNLRRVGSDLEHYLRSLLQLGELSYNLSARVTNYSMGVPQVAINDKQ, from the coding sequence ATGAATAACCCGATGCTGCTCAAGTCCACAACCCGGCATGTCCGCATTTTTGCAGGCGAAATTGACCGGGATGGCGAATTGATTCCCAGTCAACAGGTCTTAACGTTAGATATTGACCCAGATAATGAATTTAACTGGAATGAAGATGCGCTGCAAAAAGTTTATCGAAAATTTGATGAACTAGTAGAAGCATCTAGTGGCGCAGACCTCACAGACTATAACTTGCGCCGTGTGGGGTCAGACTTAGAGCATTATCTGCGATCGCTCCTGCAACTCGGCGAACTCAGCTACAATCTTTCTGCCCGCGTTACCAACTACAGCATGGGAGTCCCCCAAGTTGCAATTAACGACAAACAATAA
- a CDS encoding Npun_R1517 family heterocyst differentiation transcriptional regulator has translation MNSKVLPRQINNLEVGVYECEIHLKFRLIEEKSLLGDREQLLQVLLDALTEGSDDFLETLQASVKAQEVSEFKASPQMRRQLMRLRNAAENPQV, from the coding sequence ATGAACTCCAAAGTATTACCACGCCAGATAAATAATCTTGAAGTAGGTGTTTATGAGTGCGAAATCCATCTCAAATTCCGGTTGATTGAGGAAAAGAGTCTATTAGGCGATCGCGAGCAACTATTACAGGTGCTACTTGATGCCTTGACAGAGGGTTCTGACGACTTTCTAGAGACGCTGCAAGCGTCCGTTAAAGCGCAGGAAGTGTCTGAATTCAAAGCCTCACCTCAAATGCGACGCCAGCTAATGCGCTTACGTAATGCTGCTGAAAATCCACAAGTTTAA
- a CDS encoding response regulator transcription factor produces MSAQLLLVDDEPGIREAVKDYLQESGFSVQVASNALEGWEWMQMNTPDLVISDVMMPQVDGYQFLKQLREDPRFQALPVVFLTAKGMTGDRIQGYHAGVDAYLPKPFDPDELVAIVENLLARRAAKAATTGDDAETPDLAELANQIAQIKALLTQRNAISQSPAPFKIDLTPREQSVLNLVAEGLMNKEIARRLETSVRNVEKYVSRLFSKTGTNSRTELVRFALEHGLAK; encoded by the coding sequence ATGTCAGCACAATTGTTACTGGTGGATGATGAACCAGGGATACGGGAAGCCGTGAAAGACTATTTGCAAGAGAGCGGTTTCAGCGTTCAAGTCGCCAGTAACGCCCTTGAAGGTTGGGAATGGATGCAGATGAATACACCTGATTTGGTGATTTCCGATGTCATGATGCCCCAGGTGGATGGCTATCAGTTCCTGAAGCAACTGCGAGAAGACCCCCGCTTCCAAGCACTCCCGGTAGTATTTTTAACTGCTAAGGGTATGACAGGCGATCGCATCCAAGGCTATCATGCTGGTGTTGATGCCTATCTACCCAAACCCTTCGATCCAGACGAGTTAGTGGCTATAGTCGAAAATTTGCTAGCCCGCCGCGCCGCTAAAGCTGCAACTACCGGAGATGACGCTGAAACCCCTGATCTTGCTGAACTAGCCAATCAGATTGCCCAAATTAAGGCATTGTTAACTCAAAGAAATGCCATTTCCCAATCGCCAGCCCCTTTCAAAATTGATTTGACTCCCAGAGAACAAAGTGTTTTAAACTTGGTCGCTGAAGGGTTGATGAACAAAGAAATCGCCCGTCGTTTGGAAACCAGTGTCCGCAATGTAGAAAAGTACGTCAGCCGCTTGTTTAGTAAAACTGGCACCAATAGCCGTACAGAGTTAGTTCGGTTTGCTCTAGAACACGGTCTGGCTAAATAG
- a CDS encoding glycosyltransferase yields MNHQPVDATTTTSFLPMVSVVVPIYNGETDLPELINCLLSQTYPKDRVEYLLVDNNSSDRTLTILKTSAENCPITIHPLSENQIQSSYAARNTGIRAAVGEIIVFTDADCRPQPQWLNALIQPFVNSEVVIVPGEILALPGTTLLELHADRQETLSQKHTLDHSFRPYGQTANLAIRRIAFEKAGLFRPYLTTGGDADICWRILGENIGRLEFAANAIVGHRHRATLKELQSQWRRYGRSNRYLHELHGVDLMRDMTPKECGYRLGRWLLKEVPRDIKKALAQPAAGIAGQATLVNLLNTPIGLFTARARTAGQRNAKLPENAKIIDRL; encoded by the coding sequence ATGAATCATCAGCCAGTTGATGCAACCACCACCACCAGCTTTTTACCAATGGTGTCGGTGGTTGTTCCTATTTATAACGGTGAAACAGATTTACCAGAGTTAATCAATTGTCTGTTGTCTCAAACCTACCCAAAAGACCGGGTAGAATACTTGTTGGTAGATAATAACAGTAGCGATCGCACTCTCACCATCCTCAAAACATCTGCCGAAAATTGCCCAATTACAATTCACCCATTGAGCGAAAACCAAATTCAAAGCTCCTATGCTGCTCGTAATACTGGGATTCGCGCCGCTGTGGGCGAAATTATCGTTTTTACCGATGCTGATTGCCGTCCGCAACCGCAATGGTTAAATGCATTAATTCAGCCTTTTGTCAACTCAGAAGTGGTAATTGTCCCTGGTGAAATTTTGGCACTACCAGGCACAACTCTGCTAGAACTACACGCAGACCGTCAAGAAACTTTGTCACAAAAGCATACCCTTGACCATTCCTTTCGTCCCTATGGTCAAACCGCTAATTTGGCGATTCGACGCATTGCCTTTGAAAAAGCGGGTTTATTTCGTCCCTATCTTACCACTGGTGGCGATGCAGACATTTGCTGGCGGATTTTGGGGGAAAACATCGGGCGTTTGGAATTTGCCGCAAATGCGATCGTTGGGCATCGCCACCGCGCCACACTTAAAGAACTGCAAAGTCAATGGCGACGCTATGGCCGCTCAAATCGCTATCTACACGAACTTCACGGTGTAGATTTGATGCGAGATATGACACCTAAAGAATGCGGCTATCGCTTAGGACGTTGGTTATTGAAGGAAGTACCAAGGGACATTAAAAAGGCGTTGGCGCAGCCCGCCGCAGGCATCGCGGGTCAAGCCACCCTTGTAAATTTATTAAATACTCCCATTGGTTTGTTCACTGCTAGGGCGCGGACTGCTGGGCAACGAAACGCCAAGCTGCCAGAGAATGCCAAGATAATTGATCGGCTGTAA
- the ctpB gene encoding carboxyl-terminal processing protease CtpB, which yields MKKSPKSYSPLQVALIGGAIATTATMSVFGPVWTRGVRAALALQDSPKVIVDQVWQVVNREYVDGKFNQQDWQATRQSLLSKDYSTREEAYTAIREALQKLGDPYTRFMDPKQFEALTSQTDGEVSGIGIRMEVNQKTQRLTVVEAIENSPALKAGIKAGDEILAIDGKPTLKMKVDDASKLIRGEVGTPIKLRLGRTGLNAFDLKLTRAKIEVPTVRYTLRQEGNRRVGYIRLREFSAHAADQMQRAIRDLNNKKVDSYVLDLRGNPGGLLNASIEIARMWYDNGGIVKTVDRVGSSEETKANRTSLTNRPLAVLVDGNSASASEILTGALKDNKRAVVVGGQTFGKALVQSVHKLADGSGLAVTIAHYYTPAGTDINHKGITPDIKLDLTEAQERQLASNPDLIGTKSDPQYARAITILSSNNFARPPATQPTRPMSSADNLKF from the coding sequence ATGAAAAAATCTCCGAAAAGTTACTCACCGCTCCAAGTAGCCTTGATTGGTGGAGCGATCGCCACGACTGCTACTATGTCTGTGTTCGGGCCCGTTTGGACTCGTGGTGTCCGTGCTGCTCTAGCCCTACAAGACAGCCCGAAAGTGATAGTTGACCAAGTTTGGCAAGTGGTAAATCGTGAATATGTTGATGGCAAATTTAATCAACAAGATTGGCAAGCAACCAGACAAAGCCTGTTGAGCAAAGACTATTCTACTCGGGAAGAAGCTTATACTGCTATCCGCGAAGCTTTACAAAAGTTGGGAGATCCTTACACTCGATTTATGGACCCCAAACAGTTTGAAGCCCTGACTAGCCAAACAGACGGGGAAGTCTCTGGGATTGGCATTCGGATGGAAGTGAACCAAAAAACTCAGCGGCTTACTGTTGTCGAAGCTATAGAAAATTCTCCAGCACTGAAAGCTGGGATCAAAGCAGGCGATGAAATTTTGGCAATTGACGGCAAACCTACTCTCAAAATGAAAGTGGATGACGCCTCCAAGTTAATTCGTGGCGAAGTGGGTACTCCCATCAAGCTACGGCTGGGACGGACAGGGCTAAATGCCTTTGATTTGAAGCTGACAAGGGCAAAGATTGAAGTGCCAACAGTACGTTATACTCTCAGGCAAGAAGGGAATCGCCGCGTTGGCTATATCCGTTTGCGGGAATTTAGCGCCCACGCCGCAGATCAAATGCAACGAGCCATTCGCGATTTGAACAATAAGAAAGTAGATTCTTATGTCTTGGATTTGCGGGGAAATCCTGGCGGGTTGTTGAACGCGAGCATTGAAATTGCCCGGATGTGGTATGATAACGGCGGGATTGTCAAGACAGTAGACCGTGTGGGCAGCAGTGAAGAAACTAAAGCCAATCGCACTTCTCTGACAAATCGTCCCTTGGCGGTATTAGTAGATGGGAATTCAGCTAGTGCTAGCGAAATCCTCACAGGGGCACTCAAGGATAATAAGCGGGCGGTAGTCGTAGGTGGTCAAACCTTTGGTAAGGCCTTAGTCCAGTCAGTTCATAAACTCGCAGATGGTTCCGGCTTGGCAGTTACCATTGCCCATTACTACACCCCTGCGGGAACGGATATTAACCATAAAGGGATTACGCCAGATATCAAGCTAGACTTGACAGAGGCACAAGAGCGTCAGTTGGCTTCTAATCCAGATTTAATCGGAACTAAGAGTGATCCGCAATATGCCCGGGCGATCACAATTCTATCAAGTAACAACTTTGCCCGGCCGCCAGCAACTCAACCCACTCGACCCATGAGCAGCGCCGATAACCTGAAATTTTAG
- a CDS encoding YdcF family protein: MKRKFTIKSLISIKKNFANLWQLLQKLTGGLSVVLGAWLIFTTITLVFASSQPVDAFFVLGGSIHRETYVAQQAKQYPQTPILISHGSPDPCIWLIFQDELAALPNVWLEKCANSTFENFYYSIPILRRWGVHKVMLITSPSHLPRAKWMAQILLGAHGIWVETDIVQELGVPGNHESWSKTGLDLTRSLFWAIVSQIIQPQCSNVTRLAQVDMQAWKNRGFHCEHQGELGR, encoded by the coding sequence ATGAAACGCAAATTTACCATCAAATCGTTAATTTCTATTAAAAAAAATTTTGCTAATCTGTGGCAATTATTACAAAAGCTAACTGGCGGATTGTCCGTTGTCCTGGGTGCTTGGCTGATTTTTACTACTATAACCTTAGTTTTTGCTTCTTCGCAGCCAGTAGATGCCTTCTTTGTACTTGGTGGCAGTATTCATCGAGAAACTTATGTTGCCCAACAAGCAAAACAATACCCGCAAACCCCAATTTTAATTTCTCATGGTTCCCCAGACCCCTGTATATGGTTAATTTTTCAAGACGAATTAGCAGCGTTACCAAACGTTTGGTTAGAAAAGTGCGCGAATTCTACCTTTGAAAATTTTTATTATAGTATTCCAATCCTGCGGCGTTGGGGAGTGCATAAAGTCATGTTGATTACCTCGCCAAGTCACTTACCCAGAGCCAAATGGATGGCACAGATTCTTTTGGGCGCTCATGGTATTTGGGTAGAGACAGATATTGTTCAGGAGTTGGGTGTTCCTGGTAATCATGAATCTTGGTCCAAAACTGGATTAGATTTAACACGCAGTCTATTTTGGGCGATTGTAAGTCAAATTATTCAACCGCAATGCTCAAATGTGACAAGACTTGCCCAAGTAGATATGCAAGCTTGGAAGAATCGAGGTTTTCATTGTGAACACCAAGGGGAGTTGGGGAGATGA
- a CDS encoding type II toxin-antitoxin system RelE/ParE family toxin, with protein sequence MNQSGFYHLKVPPGNRLEVLKGERKGQHSIRINDQYRICFIWALQGASEVEIVDYH encoded by the coding sequence CTGAATCAAAGTGGGTTCTATCACCTTAAAGTTCCACCCGGTAACAGGTTAGAAGTATTAAAAGGTGAGCGTAAGGGTCAGCATAGCATTCGGATTAATGACCAATATCGAATTTGCTTTATATGGGCACTCCAGGGTGCATCAGAAGTTGAAATAGTCGATTACCATTAG
- a CDS encoding HigA family addiction module antitoxin yields the protein MNELVNQKRGITPSTAIRLSKFFGNSSEFWLNLQQNWELYHVLKEEEEELKSILQFRTTK from the coding sequence ATAAATGAGCTTGTAAATCAAAAGCGAGGTATTACACCTAGTACGGCAATCAGGTTATCAAAATTTTTTGGAAATAGCTCAGAGTTTTGGTTAAACCTTCAACAAAATTGGGAACTCTACCACGTTCTCAAGGAAGAAGAAGAGGAACTAAAAAGTATTTTGCAATTCCGAACCACGAAGTAG
- a CDS encoding 3-dehydroquinate synthase — protein sequence MAIQQKTVLNLQPINQCVRVTFNYDVHFTKGLFQLDNPLLAQVIAADGETTPKQVLAVVDAGFLQYQDGLLKKLSVYAQCYEDVLTLSGEPIVVPGGEAVKNDSRFIEQIHQQINATGLCRHSYVLAIGGGAVLDMVGYAATTAHRGIRLLRVPTTVLGQNDSGVGVKNGINAFGKKNFLGTFMPPYAVLNDFDFLTSLDDRDWRSGIAEAVKVALIKDADFFDFIMTNADKLANRDMDIMERLIYRCSQLHLEHIAGSGDPFEMGSSRPLDFGHWAAHKLEHLTNYSLRHGEAVAIGIALDTTYSYLTGQLLQSEWQRVISTFSKLGFTLYVSALTEQLDQLDHPHCLFRGLTEFREHLGGKLTITLLQGIGHGIEVHQVDLSLYKDAILMLQDWQLSH from the coding sequence ATGGCTATTCAACAAAAAACTGTTCTTAATCTGCAACCAATTAACCAATGTGTCCGCGTGACCTTCAATTATGATGTTCACTTCACTAAAGGTTTGTTTCAGTTAGATAATCCTTTACTGGCACAAGTGATTGCCGCAGATGGGGAGACAACCCCAAAACAAGTGCTAGCAGTGGTAGATGCAGGATTTTTACAGTACCAGGATGGGTTGCTCAAAAAATTATCAGTCTATGCCCAGTGTTATGAAGATGTACTAACACTGAGCGGTGAGCCGATAGTAGTTCCGGGTGGAGAAGCAGTCAAGAATGATTCTAGATTTATAGAGCAAATTCATCAGCAGATCAATGCAACTGGATTGTGCCGTCACTCCTACGTCTTAGCAATTGGAGGTGGAGCCGTCCTAGATATGGTAGGATACGCAGCAACAACGGCTCACCGAGGAATTCGGCTGTTACGAGTACCGACAACAGTATTAGGGCAAAACGATTCGGGTGTAGGGGTAAAAAACGGAATTAATGCCTTTGGCAAGAAAAACTTTTTGGGTACATTCATGCCACCTTATGCTGTCTTGAATGACTTTGATTTTCTTACTAGCCTTGACGATCGAGATTGGCGATCGGGTATTGCAGAAGCGGTAAAAGTAGCGCTGATTAAAGATGCAGATTTCTTCGATTTCATTATGACTAATGCCGATAAATTGGCTAATCGAGACATGGACATCATGGAAAGGCTGATCTATCGCTGTTCGCAGTTACATTTAGAGCATATTGCTGGTAGCGGCGACCCCTTTGAAATGGGTTCATCGCGTCCTTTGGATTTTGGACACTGGGCTGCTCACAAACTGGAGCATTTAACTAATTACAGCCTACGTCACGGTGAAGCTGTAGCGATCGGTATTGCTTTGGACACGACCTATTCATATTTAACAGGGCAACTATTACAATCTGAATGGCAAAGGGTTATTAGTACATTTAGTAAATTAGGCTTTACTTTGTACGTATCAGCACTTACAGAACAATTAGATCAACTAGACCATCCCCATTGTCTATTTAGAGGGCTTACCGAGTTCCGTGAACACTTGGGAGGAAAATTGACAATCACCCTTCTACAAGGAATCGGACACGGAATAGAAGTACATCAGGTAGATTTATCTTTGTATAAAGATGCTATTTTGATGCTGCAAGATTGGCAACTTTCGCATTGA
- a CDS encoding EboA family metabolite traffic protein, protein MSKVNKLLHHWLLKSVSEKAFAWLEQKQAQIASGAAERVFFTAFSAVPRYLGKQDLQLTFQDLEAAQDVIPGWYPGHWSVDQAGRTLLLLALPHDDAQGYVRSLDQVFSTADMGELVVLYQSLPLLPYPELHRHRTAEGIRSNMSNVFQAIALRNPYPADYLDNAAWNQMVLKAVFVASPLHLIWGLDRRANPELARMLADYAHERWAAKRSVTPELWRPIGRFADSAIITDLEKVLANGDIHEQEAAALACAESPLLQAQALLSRYPDLQSSIQQGNLTWSSFSRDACGELR, encoded by the coding sequence ATGAGTAAAGTAAACAAGTTACTGCATCACTGGCTGTTAAAATCTGTTTCAGAGAAAGCTTTTGCTTGGCTGGAACAGAAGCAGGCACAGATTGCTAGCGGCGCTGCTGAGAGAGTGTTTTTCACGGCATTTAGTGCTGTACCGCGTTATTTAGGCAAACAGGATTTGCAGCTAACATTCCAGGACTTGGAAGCAGCACAGGATGTGATTCCCGGTTGGTATCCTGGTCATTGGAGTGTAGATCAAGCAGGTCGCACACTCTTGCTTTTAGCGTTGCCCCACGATGATGCCCAGGGGTATGTGCGATCGCTTGATCAAGTCTTCTCCACTGCCGATATGGGGGAGTTAGTTGTCCTTTATCAAAGTTTGCCACTACTACCATATCCAGAATTACATCGCCATCGTACTGCTGAGGGAATTCGCAGCAATATGAGTAATGTATTCCAAGCGATAGCACTACGTAACCCTTATCCAGCGGATTATTTAGATAATGCTGCTTGGAATCAGATGGTGCTGAAGGCTGTGTTTGTCGCCAGTCCGTTGCATCTAATTTGGGGTCTGGATCGGCGTGCTAACCCAGAATTGGCGAGGATGTTGGCAGACTATGCCCATGAACGTTGGGCAGCTAAACGCTCAGTTACGCCAGAACTTTGGCGACCGATAGGGCGGTTTGCGGATAGCGCAATCATCACAGATTTGGAAAAAGTACTGGCGAATGGGGATATACACGAGCAAGAAGCAGCAGCGTTAGCTTGTGCTGAGTCTCCTTTACTCCAAGCACAAGCATTACTTTCCCGTTACCCAGATTTACAGTCATCCATTCAACAAGGTAATCTGACTTGGAGTAGTTTTAGCCGCGATGCCTGCGGCGAGCTGCGCTAA
- a CDS encoding TatD family hydrolase, with product MMFIDPHIHMCSRTTYDYLVMREYGIVAVIEPAFWLGQPRTNAGTFKDYFSSLVGWERFRASQFGIQHYCTIGLNPKEANNEALAAEVIELLPLYACKEGVVAIGEIGYDDMTEAEDKYFCQQLALAKELDMLVLIHTPHRNKKAGASQSMDRCIEYGLDPSQVVIDHNNEETVEEVLGRGFWAAFTIYPQTKMGNARMVEVVRKYGCVSAAGRDNVRRIIVDSSADWGISDPLAVPKTAQLMLDRGIPEEHVRAVCYENALAAYSQTGQMKASDWLNPQSVDQRQMFSGNSVLRGQEPGIKSVSDYVLIE from the coding sequence ATGATGTTCATCGATCCTCACATTCACATGTGTTCCCGTACTACTTACGATTACTTAGTAATGCGGGAATATGGCATTGTCGCTGTTATTGAACCAGCCTTTTGGTTAGGACAACCCCGAACCAACGCTGGCACATTCAAAGACTACTTCAGTAGTCTTGTGGGCTGGGAACGGTTTCGTGCTAGTCAGTTTGGCATCCAACACTATTGCACAATTGGCCTAAATCCGAAAGAAGCTAACAATGAGGCGCTAGCAGCAGAAGTTATAGAACTGCTACCACTTTATGCTTGTAAAGAGGGAGTTGTTGCCATTGGCGAAATTGGCTATGACGACATGACAGAAGCAGAGGATAAATACTTTTGTCAACAGTTAGCATTAGCTAAAGAACTCGATATGTTAGTACTAATTCATACCCCTCACCGCAATAAAAAAGCAGGTGCTAGTCAGAGTATGGATCGCTGCATTGAATATGGCTTAGATCCCTCACAAGTAGTTATTGATCACAACAATGAGGAAACCGTAGAGGAAGTATTAGGACGGGGTTTTTGGGCAGCTTTCACGATTTACCCACAGACGAAGATGGGTAACGCCAGGATGGTAGAAGTTGTCCGCAAGTATGGATGCGTTAGCGCAGCGGGACGTGATAACGTTCGTCGCATCATTGTAGATAGTAGCGCTGATTGGGGTATTAGCGATCCTTTAGCAGTCCCAAAAACTGCTCAGTTGATGTTAGATAGGGGCATTCCTGAAGAACATGTGCGAGCAGTTTGTTATGAGAATGCTCTAGCTGCTTACAGTCAAACTGGGCAGATGAAAGCATCAGACTGGCTGAATCCCCAATCTGTTGATCAGCGTCAGATGTTCAGTGGTAATTCTGTATTACGGGGACAGGAACCAGGAATCAAATCAGTTTCAGATTATGTGTTGATTGAGTAG
- the eboC gene encoding UbiA-like protein EboC (EboC, a homolog the polyprenyltransferase UbiA, belongs to system of proteins involved in the trafficking of precursor metabolites to an extracytoplasmic compartment so that the biosynthesis of certain natural products, such as scytonemin, can be completed.), with amino-acid sequence MNVASLNFQGWRGYLELIRPANIVTAWADILVGFAASGSGMIFAKLINGEASYSILIPLAWLLLATTGLYGGGIVFNDVFDAELDAKERPNRAIPSGRVSRQNATLLGSILFAIGIIAAFQVSWLSAAIAVFITLSSLLYDALAKHHPFFGPLNMGLCRGSNLLLGVSAVPAIIGERWYLTLIPILYIAAITAISQGEVHGGKKITGVLALLLIAIVLTAVLALGLLGEYTAIAALPFAVLLAIRVLPNFIKAARQPVAENIRNAVKIGVLSLIVLDATVASGFAGLYYGLLVLTLLPISMKLAQLFAVT; translated from the coding sequence ATGAATGTTGCAAGCTTAAATTTTCAAGGCTGGCGGGGTTATCTGGAATTGATCCGTCCTGCTAATATTGTTACTGCTTGGGCGGATATTCTTGTTGGCTTTGCTGCTTCTGGCTCTGGGATGATTTTTGCTAAATTAATTAATGGAGAAGCAAGTTATTCCATATTAATTCCATTAGCTTGGTTGTTGTTAGCTACAACTGGTTTATACGGCGGCGGTATAGTTTTTAATGATGTTTTTGATGCTGAATTAGATGCAAAAGAGCGACCAAATAGAGCAATTCCTAGTGGTCGCGTATCTCGCCAAAATGCTACTTTATTGGGGAGTATACTGTTTGCAATTGGAATTATAGCTGCTTTTCAAGTATCCTGGTTGAGTGCTGCGATCGCTGTATTTATCACTCTTTCATCCCTCCTGTATGACGCACTCGCCAAACATCATCCTTTTTTTGGCCCACTTAATATGGGTTTGTGCCGTGGTAGTAACTTATTGTTAGGCGTAAGTGCTGTACCCGCAATCATAGGAGAACGTTGGTATTTAACGCTGATTCCTATTCTTTACATTGCTGCTATCACCGCAATTAGTCAGGGTGAAGTTCACGGAGGTAAGAAGATTACGGGAGTCCTAGCACTACTGCTAATTGCAATAGTTTTGACGGCAGTTTTAGCTTTAGGATTATTAGGAGAGTATACAGCGATCGCAGCACTACCATTTGCTGTTCTATTGGCTATCCGAGTGTTGCCTAATTTTATCAAAGCTGCACGTCAACCTGTAGCCGAAAACATCCGAAATGCCGTGAAAATAGGCGTGTTATCTCTAATTGTCTTAGATGCAACTGTTGCATCTGGTTTTGCTGGTTTGTATTACGGTTTATTAGTTCTAACCTTGCTGCCAATTTCGATGAAATTAGCACAACTATTTGCCGTAACTTAA
- the eboE gene encoding metabolite traffic protein EboE translates to MKITKDSNFHLTYCSNIHPGESWLEVFANLEKYVPNLKSRLSPTEPFGIGLRLADVAAKQLLENNNLAQFQAWLTQEDLYVFTLNGFPYGGFHRQVVKDQVYAPDWSTQERVNYTLNLTQILATLLPEGLDGGISTLPLSYKPWCKEDQATFEIVLKKSCLNIASVVTEMIRICEETGKILHIDLEPEPDGLIENTSEVIDFYHNWLLPIGGNYLSQKLNIEQSLAETKLLEHVRVCYDTCHFSVEYEQPQSVFARLQSAGIKIGKIQISAAIKVKIPAEVEKRSLIVERLRPFAESTYLHQVIECRSDGTLYHYPDLITALPNLEKSLAEEWRTHFHVPIFIHDYQILQSTQDDIATVLHLLQTNNACQHLEIETYTWDVLPSEMKIDLLTSIQREYEWVLKEFAAN, encoded by the coding sequence ATGAAAATTACAAAAGACAGCAACTTTCACTTAACTTATTGCAGCAATATTCATCCTGGTGAAAGTTGGCTAGAGGTTTTCGCCAATTTAGAAAAATATGTTCCCAATCTCAAGTCACGTTTATCACCTACAGAACCTTTTGGGATTGGTTTAAGGTTAGCAGATGTTGCTGCTAAACAACTTTTAGAAAATAATAATTTAGCTCAATTCCAAGCTTGGCTAACTCAAGAAGATTTATATGTTTTCACCTTAAATGGATTTCCTTATGGTGGATTCCATCGACAGGTGGTAAAAGACCAAGTTTATGCACCAGATTGGTCTACACAAGAAAGGGTAAATTATACATTAAACTTGACACAAATTTTAGCTACTCTGTTACCAGAAGGACTGGATGGCGGAATTTCTACACTGCCATTATCCTATAAACCTTGGTGCAAAGAAGACCAAGCAACCTTTGAGATAGTTCTGAAAAAGAGTTGTTTGAATATAGCATCAGTTGTCACAGAAATGATTCGCATCTGCGAAGAAACAGGAAAGATACTCCATATTGATTTAGAACCTGAGCCTGATGGATTAATTGAAAACACCTCAGAAGTAATTGATTTCTATCACAATTGGTTATTGCCAATTGGCGGGAATTACTTATCACAAAAATTAAATATTGAGCAGAGTTTAGCAGAGACTAAATTGCTAGAACATGTTCGGGTTTGCTATGACACCTGCCATTTTTCAGTTGAATATGAGCAGCCTCAGTCTGTGTTTGCGCGTTTGCAATCGGCAGGAATTAAGATTGGCAAAATTCAAATCAGTGCCGCAATTAAAGTAAAAATACCTGCTGAGGTTGAGAAGCGTAGTTTAATAGTTGAGCGTTTACGTCCTTTTGCTGAATCTACTTATCTTCACCAGGTAATAGAATGTCGCAGTGACGGTACACTGTATCACTATCCTGACTTAATAACTGCATTACCAAACTTAGAAAAATCTCTAGCTGAAGAATGGCGCACTCACTTCCATGTGCCAATTTTTATTCATGATTATCAAATTTTGCAGTCTACGCAAGATGATATTGCTACTGTTTTGCATCTACTTCAAACAAACAATGCTTGCCAACATTTAGAAATTGAGACTTATACCTGGGATGTATTGCCATCAGAAATGAAGATAGATTTGCTGACTTCTATTCAGCGGGAATATGAGTGGGTATTAAAAGAATTTGCCGCCAATTAA